A DNA window from Nitrospira sp. contains the following coding sequences:
- a CDS encoding Diguanylate cyclase (MaGe:77307959), which yields MTKSTTAQRALILHNDPGEIAALSGILTKAGFQVVGGDLSTIALHELVHNPPHIIVAAEGTSGRSVESLTRHLKNDPFFGRLPLIVLIRDIRLNDVDWGSVDVDDYICLPYRPDEIVHRVRLCLSRLTRSLDANPLTRLPGNTSILFETTARIESGKPFALAYLDVDNFKSFNDRYGYGRGDEVLVVACRILTTVVGELAGIEGFVGHVGGDDFVFMSHPDHIDAICETVIKRFDLVIPDFYDRDDRLQGYIDSVDRKGNRERFPMMSLSIAVVTNSHQPIDHPGDVSRIASELKKLAKAHKGSVFIKDQRGTENTAKDEAA from the coding sequence ATGACCAAATCCACCACGGCTCAGCGGGCTCTGATCCTTCATAACGACCCCGGCGAAATCGCCGCCCTCTCCGGCATTCTCACGAAAGCCGGCTTTCAGGTCGTTGGCGGAGATCTGAGCACCATCGCGTTGCACGAGCTTGTTCACAATCCTCCTCACATCATCGTGGCCGCTGAAGGAACGAGCGGTCGATCGGTAGAATCGCTCACCAGACATCTCAAGAACGATCCCTTTTTTGGACGACTGCCGTTGATCGTGCTGATCCGCGACATCCGCCTCAATGATGTCGACTGGGGCAGTGTCGATGTCGATGACTATATCTGCCTCCCGTATCGCCCGGATGAAATCGTCCATCGTGTGCGCCTCTGCCTAAGCCGGTTGACCCGGTCGCTGGACGCCAACCCGCTCACCCGGCTTCCCGGTAACACCAGTATCTTGTTTGAGACGACAGCCCGTATCGAAAGCGGAAAACCCTTCGCGCTGGCATATCTCGATGTCGATAATTTCAAGTCGTTTAACGACCGGTATGGATATGGCCGGGGTGACGAGGTGCTGGTGGTCGCCTGCCGTATTCTCACGACCGTCGTCGGAGAACTCGCCGGAATAGAAGGGTTTGTCGGCCATGTGGGCGGCGACGATTTTGTCTTTATGAGTCACCCCGATCACATCGACGCGATTTGCGAAACTGTGATTAAGCGGTTCGACCTGGTGATTCCTGATTTTTACGATCGCGACGACCGGCTGCAAGGCTACATCGATTCTGTCGATCGAAAAGGAAACCGCGAACGATTTCCCATGATGAGCTTATCGATTGCGGTCGTGACGAACAGCCATCAGCCGATCGATCATCCAGGCGATGTCAGCAGGATCGCGTCTGAGCTAAAGAAGCTGGCCAAGGCCCATAAGGGGAGCGTGTTTATAAAAGACCAGCGTGGGACTGAAAACACCGCGAAGGATGAAGCCGCCTAG
- a CDS encoding Putative Phosphohydrolase (Evidence 3 : Putative function from multiple computational evidences; MaGe:77307960) encodes MSPSAATDFRNRIEQLGDLPTLPHVVQKLASMIGRPNVSAEEIGSLIEKDQVLAAKVLRLANSPFYGFPSRIASVPHAVVVLGLNVVKGLTLCATAHDIMKDAGLDQLWRHSLGVAITAQLLGKRLEMKNVEEVFVAGLLHDIGKVLLYVKWPDVGKKIKAANPSSDRPMIQVEQDLYEVSHAEVGGWLANAWHLPASLREPILFHHQPGAAQDAQLQTAVVHVADVLVKGMACGNPGDQWVPPLSRQAWDLVGLDAESLAGCISRASEEFLAIDDYL; translated from the coding sequence ATGAGTCCATCAGCGGCAACCGACTTTCGAAACCGCATTGAACAACTTGGCGACTTGCCGACGTTACCGCATGTGGTGCAAAAGCTCGCCTCCATGATCGGACGGCCGAATGTGTCCGCAGAGGAGATCGGCTCCTTGATTGAAAAGGACCAGGTCCTTGCGGCAAAGGTGCTGCGCCTGGCTAATTCTCCCTTTTACGGATTCCCTTCTCGCATCGCATCGGTTCCCCATGCCGTTGTCGTGCTAGGACTCAACGTTGTTAAAGGGTTGACCCTCTGCGCGACGGCGCACGACATCATGAAAGATGCTGGACTAGACCAGCTCTGGCGGCATTCATTGGGCGTCGCCATTACCGCGCAGCTTCTGGGGAAACGGCTGGAAATGAAGAACGTCGAAGAAGTCTTTGTCGCTGGATTGCTGCATGACATCGGGAAAGTTCTTCTGTATGTGAAATGGCCGGATGTCGGGAAAAAAATCAAGGCTGCTAATCCATCCAGCGACCGCCCGATGATACAGGTTGAACAAGATCTGTACGAAGTGTCTCACGCCGAGGTCGGCGGCTGGCTGGCCAACGCATGGCATCTGCCGGCCTCGCTACGCGAGCCGATTCTCTTCCACCACCAGCCGGGAGCGGCACAGGACGCCCAACTGCAAACAGCCGTCGTGCATGTCGCGGATGTGCTGGTCAAAGGCATGGCTTGCGGAAATCCTGGCGATCAATGGGTTCCCCCCCTCTCCCGTCAGGCCTGGGATTTGGTCGGACTCGATGCGGAATCGCTGGCCGGATGCATCTCCAGAGCCTCTGAAGAATTCCTTGCGATCGACGACTATCTATGA
- a CDS encoding hypothetical protein (Evidence 4 : Unknown function but conserved in other organisms; MaGe:77307961), which yields MKRVILTELLPGMVLAKPVTNSAGLPVVAEGAILDDMMIARFKKLSLASVYVEGEAETAGGKTLAELEVELEHRFRHVCQDPLQQTILTALREYLHSTHGTADIEKGASAS from the coding sequence ATGAAACGAGTGATATTGACTGAACTGTTGCCGGGAATGGTCCTCGCCAAGCCGGTCACGAACTCAGCCGGATTGCCGGTGGTGGCGGAAGGGGCAATCCTCGACGACATGATGATCGCGCGATTCAAAAAGCTGTCGTTAGCCTCCGTGTATGTTGAGGGAGAGGCAGAAACGGCCGGCGGAAAAACTTTGGCTGAACTGGAAGTCGAACTGGAGCATCGATTTCGGCACGTCTGCCAGGATCCGCTTCAACAGACCATTCTCACAGCGCTGCGAGAATACCTTCACAGCACCCATGGAACGGCCGACATCGAGAAAGGGGCATCTGCGTCATGA